The following is a genomic window from Patagioenas fasciata isolate bPatFas1 chromosome 1, bPatFas1.hap1, whole genome shotgun sequence.
TACATTAATCATTTATATTGCCCCCCCCATCCACcccatccctccttttccctctctctgcttCTATCTCTCCCTCTCCTACGACTTTCTCTTGAACACCAGCAGTTCTGGTCTACCTTAAAACCCTCAGCTTTGCTTCTTTTGTACACTTCTGGAGCATctgcaaagtaaaataaaaaaatgacacTCTGCTAGTGACTTGGGAGCACCAAACTGTGGTCAGATGCCTTGTAAAAGCCTCCACCGCCCACACTGCAGAACCCTGCACTCAGGAGAGATTGTATCCAGCACACAGCAAACACAGCAAGCAAAGGAAATCACTGGGCTTTATTCAAGTTAAGCAGGGGAAAAATCCAAGGACATGCTGGTGAATGTGATTTTTGTCCCACCATGCTATCCCCACGGCACTTCACATCCTTCCCATGGTCAGGCCAGGGGGATGCTTGGCCGTGCTGCGAAGTGTCATTGAGCTGCTACTACAGCAAAAGGGCTCCTCCATGGATGCTCAGGGGACAGAGCAGGGGAAAGTTTTGGTCCCAGACAGACATGAGTCCCACAGCAATGCCATAGCAGTGACCATCTTGGAAGATGTCCCAACCTGCTGAGCAGTGGTAGCCTCACATTCTCCTTAGAAACCCTCTTCATCAGGTAGAAATAGGCACTGAGGAGATAGGATTGAACTACGTGCATACGGGTCCGTTTCTTTCTCTGCCTCACCACAACTGTCACCTGTCTCCACAGTTCATTTTGCAGCTTAACCACTTTCTTCTGCTTTGGTGACAGCCATTAATTCACTCACAATCCTCATCATCACATGGAAAAACCTGGCCAAGTCAGTAAACCACACACATGAGGTTAATATCAATGAATAATGTCACTGCTCAGAGAGCAACAGGTCCTTCAGCCCCACATGGAAGGGATAAAATTCTGAGTAGCAAGCAAAGATCAAAGAGGAGGTGTTCTGATGTGCCTTTAATAACCTGGATTTCCTACCAGGATGCCTTCATTTTGATTGCCTCCCTCTTGGAGTTTCAAGGTGCTTCACAAAATTAGCAAGTAGGAAggtgggaaatggaggccccaaaaCCTGTTGCAGTAATGTCACCCAGGTCACTTGATGTCACATTAAtatgtccctctgctctgcaacTGTATGGGTGGACTGTGGCTTTCCTAGATGAATGCTGTGGGCCAGTGAGGAGAGGTGAGTGGGGACAATGGGTTAGCTGTTGCCACAGGAGCTTTCAGTGGCTCTGCTGCAACCATTCCCCTTTTCCCCATGTTATTCTGCCCGCTTGGGAACAGAGTAGTTACtcacaggctggaaaacaggcttCTTTGCTTATCTGTAATGGACAGTCAGAGACTCCTGAGTTCCTCTTGGATAGGTCACAGCTAGAGGATGGCCAGTTGTTGCCAAAccttcctcctccagcagctcctttGGAACAGAGACCATGGCATCTTGCAGCACATGAGTTGACGCTCTGGTAATATGACTGACACCTTCAGGGTCCCTCTTCCTGGTGTTCTCCTCTGGGACCTGGGTCACCTCGGTGTTGCCTCCATAGAAACCTTTGGTGCTGTTGGTGAAACCTTTGCCCATGTCGACCATGTGGACTttctttccaactctcttcttctTCCTGGTCTTGTTCTGGAAGAAGAGGCAAGTGAAGACCTGCTTGAAACGCTTGCGGAAATGCTTGGAGATGAGGGCGTAGACGATGGGATTGAGGCACGAGTTTGCGTACGAAAGGCAGTGGGAAGCCAGGCGACAGGCATAAGTGGCTCGGTTGAAAGGAAAGTGGCCAAACCAGAAGCACAAGATGACCAGGTGGTGAGGCAGCCAGCAGAGGCAGAACAGGATGGCCACAGCCACAATCATCTTGGTGACCTTACGCTTGGCCTTCCGGGACTCTGAAATCCTTTCTATGGGGTCTACAGAGGTCCACAGGAACTTGATGGTCCTGGCGTATGCCAGGctcaccacggtcacgggcaGAAGGTATCCAAAGACAAATGTGAGGATGTCCAGAATCTTTCGGCGTTGGTCCTCCCAGATGGGGATGCAGATGGGCACCCCGTGGTAATGGACAATCTGGTAGTAACTGAGGTAAGGCCCTGCGAAGAGCAGTGACAGCAACCAGATGGCTGCAATGGCCACTCCTGCATTTCGGGAGGTGCGGAGATCCCGGGACTTCAGCGGATAGCGAATGGCCAGGTACCTggtgggaaggggaaggagaggctgaACACAATGTGGGTGAGATGAGACATCTCTTCTGCCCTGTGGAGCTGTCATCCCATGCAGCCACCCATCTCTCCACCTCTTGGAAGGCTCCGTGTTTCTCCTCTGGTGCGTTGCTGTCCTGGGGCTTTGCCATTCTTGGTTTTTCACGGTGGACACCAAGCCTCAGTATATGCCTGCACTCCAAGCTTGGCTTGGTGCTGGGAGAAGGCACAGCAAGATGGGGAGGCTGGCTTTGCTGGCCCTGCCTCTGGGGAGACCCTACCTGCTTCTCGCAGGCCGCTCAACAGGGTAAGGACTGGACTTTCTCCCACCCTTTAGCTGAAGGGTGGCAAACGCATTGTCCCTGAGCTGAGGGACTCAAAGGGGAGGGGACACTTGCCTGTCAACAGAGACGGCGGCCAGAGTAAAGCTGCTGGCATACATGGTGAGGTAGATCAGGAAATGCACAGCCTTGCAGGCAAAGGCCCCGAAGAGCCACCCATCCAGGGTGTAAATGGTGGCctggaaggggacacagcagATGATGAAGCACAGGTCAGCCATGGCCAGGTTAAGGATGAAGAGGTTGGTGGTGGTGTACTTGACTTGGCCATTCCgcagcagcactgccagcaccAGCCCGTTCCCCACAGTGCCCAGGAGGAAGATGAGGGAGAAGATGATGGGCACTATAATCCCTGCAGCTCGCAGCTCCAGGCTGTCAGAGGAGGTGTTCCAGCCTCCTGGCATCTCACTATCTGAATGCAGGCACCTGCGCAGGGAGAAAGGAGGACACAACACCCATGCATGGCCGTGGGCAAGCACGTGCTGGTCGGTGTTGACTACAGTGGCCACCAGAGCTCTGGCCCTAAGGTGCCTGATCCTGGTCTCTGATGCCCACATTTCTCCCAGAGATGCCAATCCCAGCCATCTGGTTAATTGATGACATCAAGATCCTCGTGATGTCACTGGCAAGAATGCTGTTGAGATCAGTCAGCCCACATCTGCCTGGCTCGAGTGGAGCCAAAGCCCCTGTCTCGTGCCCTCATTCACATCCCCACCATGGCACCTCCTGTGCTTCCAGCCCCTTGAAGAGCCCCCTGGCCTGCAGCCTGGCCTCCCCTGCATTCCTCCTACAATCCCAAAGCTGCTAAACCTCTCGGGATTGCTTTGCTTTGGCAAGTCTAAATCCTGGCTGGTGTTCAACAGGGCTCAGATGTGAGGCCATGGGGAAGGGGGATCCCATGGGTTGTGAGTGGCCCTGGCACcctcaccccagggctgtgccacctgTGGCAGCAGAGACCTGATGCCTGGATGATACCTTGCAGTGGCAGCACCccaccacactcccaccccaaggGAGCTCCTTCAGCTGGGACCACCTCCACCCTGGAGCTGCCTGCTCCTTGCTGCCTGTATAGTAACGTCCCACAGAGAAGAAGCAACTAAGGGCACCTTTTGCTGATGCTGAGAGGTGGTCACAGGATGGATGGTGGTAGCGAGGCAAGGATGGGGGGAAAACCTCAGAGCCACCTGAAACACAACACAATGATCATTGCAAAGGAGCATATTATTACTGCAGCTCAAGGTGTTGTGATTTGCTGCAAAACTTCTTTGAGCCCTAAGTAACACCGTGCTCAGTTGGGGAGTGCCAACAGTCTATCTCCTAACAAGCGTTCCCTGTGTTGTGCTATCATTAGAACAAATTGTCCTTCACTAAGCAGCAACCAAGAGGGAAAGACACAGTTATCTAGCAACTGTTGACATGCAATTAACTCTTTTATGGGTCTGCAAGGTTCTTTCCCCGTGCTCCCCCATCTGTCAGCTCATGCCACTTCTCCTTCCCAGTAGCTTCTCTGTATCACACCAAAACGTTGTCGCTGCCTCTCTGGCTCTGCGGTCCCCTCTGTCCTACTGGTAACTATCTGGGTCCTCCATCCAGCCCCCCATGGAATCTCCTTGATTGAGCAGAGGACCCCGTTCTCCCTTTGGACATGCACACAATAGACTGTGGGGCATCTCTGGGCACCAGCATGTCCCTACTCAGGGAGTCCAAGGTCACCTCTCATTTTGGGAACCCAGCACTCACCTCTGTGGGGAAGGGTCTGCAGCTTCAGCGGTTGCTTGCGGGAGACCTCTGGTCCAGCCTAGGCAGCGGCGGAGAGGAGGATGCAGGCCACCAAAGAGTTTGGGCAGCGCCGTCATCACTGCCTGGTGCTCCACTGCCTCCCTCTGCCTGTCACCAGCTCTGCTCTGTCTTCTCCTGGCTCCCACACTGGTCTCTCTGCTTCTggagctcctctcctctctctctgtctcccccttttccctccctctgctcttgctgctgatCCATTGATCTCTGttagtttttttcccctctccctgagGTTGGGTTTGGAGTTAACTCCTCTCTGCCCAGCCTTCCTGCAGGCTCAGCTGCTCCCTGCTCCAGCAAACAGGGAGTGATGGAGGAAAAGCCTGTGTCTTCTCAGTGGGAGAGGGAGGACAGAGGAGGGCAGGGACCCATGGATCCCAGTAGGCCTTGCAGGCACCCCTTGAAGCTGGGTGTTCAGGACATGTTGCCCAACACCTCCAGGGAACATGAATATCCCACCTCAGTGAGTCTGGCCACTGCCCCATCCTTGGGATACGGGTCTCAGCCCTCTGGAGCACAAGCAATTAATTGCTATTGTTTGCTGTTATTAATTAATTGCTAGtagcacagcacagagcagatcAAGTCTCTCTTACAGTGTCTAacccagggaaggaggggaaagcaGGCTTTAGTTTCCATCCAGCCCAGGTTTGCCCTCCACTAGCATTGCCAGGGTCCTGCAGAGTGAGGCTGGAGGacaagctacccagggaggcCATCTGCAGAGCTTCAGCTCTGTCACAGCTGCCCAGGACAACATGTGTGTGCTGGCTGATGTACCAAGAGGTGACAGTGACCCACACAGCCCTCCTGTCCCGctgccatgtccaccacagtGACGGGACATCATGCCCTCCAGACTTCCAGAAACGCTGAGGCTGAGCATGGCTTGGTGGTCTTTTCCTGGCAAGACCCAAAGTTCACCAGCTtcactgaggaggtcctggaTGCTTCTTCCAACGACGGGGCTGGATGTAGAGGAGGAGCTGCCAGCCTCTTCCCCTCCATGGCAGCCCCGATGCCCCTGTCACCCCTTGGCCTGGTGGGAGGGACGGTGCGTCCTCCCCCCTCGCCTGCCACTCCGGTCGGAGGGAGCGGGGTGTCCCCACCGGCTCGCTATCAGCCGCTGGAACCAGGGAAAAGGGGAAGGCCGTGCCTGGGGACGAGGCGATCACCCGGGGGATGCGGTGGAGCATAAGCCcggagcccagcacagcccaccgCAGCGCCGCTCGCCATGGAGGGACCCCGCCGTGCTtgcctcctcctcttcatcttctGCCTGCTCCCGCCGCCGGTCGCCCTGGGCCAGCCACCGCCGCCGGAGGAACtccgggagccgccgccgccgcccggcaccGCTGACCCCGCCGCCCACCTGCTGCGCGGCCGCCCCTCGGCCCCGGTGCGTCCATACAGCCTCTCGCTCTCCCCCGAGGACTACCGCTACTCGCCCAAGCCCCGGCACCTGCGACCCGGGCGGCTGCGCCGGCTGCTGGGCTCGGCCTTCGACCCCTTCTGGATGGCAACCGAAGAGCCCCGAAGCCGCAACAGCAGCGTCCCCGGGGAGAACCTGGAGTCCCTGAGCCGGGACCTGGCGGAGAGCGCCGGGCGCTACCGCCGCAAGCTGTGGCGGGAGgcggaggggctggagctgcccgccttcctgccccccgccccgggtCTGCCCCCCGAACTGCCGGAGAGCCTGGCCCGCCGGCTGCGGCAGTGGCTGGTGGAGCTCGCTGCCTGCCGCCTCACCTCGGCCTGGGTCGACCTGGGTCCCGTCTTCTGGCCCCGCTGGGTCCGGCACACCGCCTGCGAGACGGGTCCCCCCGGCTGCTCCTGGCTCCCCGGCATGACCTGCCGCCCCGCGCAGCTCACCCACATCAAGCTGCTGGCCTGGCACTGCTGGGCGCCCCAGACCCCCGGGCCCCCACACTGCGCCTGGAGGCAGATCCCCTACCCCGTCGTGTCCGCCTGCAGGTGCTCCTGCCgctgagggggctggggggggggactGCGGAGGGACCCCCGCCCCCCGTGATTGTTCCTGCAGCTGAATGGCCTGAAGAGGCAAGCGGCTGCCTGGACTCACCCCTGTGGCCGGTGAGATTGGGAGGACCCCAAGCTGGAGAAATAAACCACCAGAAGGAagcagggagcagccccaggcatTGCTGTTTCTCGCCAAAGTCCCTGGGGAGGGACACGACTGCTTCGCTTTTCGCCTGCCAGCAAGGGGAGGCATTAGCGCCGGCAGGGACCCTTGCACTGTGTTTATCTCCAGCAAAAAACACCAAATGGGAAAATGACATCACTCTACAGCAAGTTCAGACCATGTTTGGATCAGCCCCGGTGGGCTCGGTCGCAGCCAGGGCATCCCTGCCTGTCTGGGTAGGGAGTGAGGGAAGAGGGACGCTGGTGTGGAAGGGGCATGGAGAGGTGGGTGGCACCTCGGGATGGAAACTATGGAGTTGAGAGAGGCTGGAGGGTGTCACTGGGAGGGGGACAGGTTTGGGGCTATGAGGGGGCAGCCTGGTAAGGGTTATTAGGCCAGGCAGGTGAAAGAACCtgctgggggaaatgggggagcaGCAGGGACTCACGGCTGAAAACACCCTTGTTGGGGAGATAAGTATGGAAATGTGCTGGGACAGGACAGTCCCCTACTTCGAGGTACAATGGCAGAGACATGGGGAGACTCCTGATCCACCACACGAGGTAGAGGGTGGTGGGTCAGGACTAGGGGGCCTTGCAGAGCAGCTTATGGGGTCTGGGATGGGTTGGCGAGCCCAAGGTGGGAACTGCATCCTTGAAAAGTAGCATCTGTCTCTACATCTCACCTCGCAAAAAGCCTTCTGTTTTCTGGCCTGAAAGCTGCAAAGAGCTGCATATCAGACCTAGGGTGGGAGGTCTTGAAGAAATAAAGAGCTGGAGGCTTTGCGTGGGAACACAATATTAACACAGCACTTGCAGTCAATGGGCACTGCATTATTCATTTCCACTGTGACACTGCCTGACCCACCTGCGTTCTCCAAGCTCTGGTGCTCCCTACGCTGCCCTGCAAACTGCAGTCTGCTTCAGAGCTTGGCCTTGAAGTTGACGGAGAGGCAGCAGGAGGGCAGAGGGTTGGCTGCTGAGACGTCTGGGTGAGATGGAGGTGACAGGGTGGTCAGGGTGCCTGGTGAGGAGAGGAGCAGAAGAAGGGAACACACATGTGCTTGCAACCCTGTGCGTTGCAGGGGAgggaggtggctgctgctct
Proteins encoded in this region:
- the GALR3 gene encoding galanin receptor type 3 isoform X1, whose product is MTALPKLFGGLHPPLRRCLGWTRGLPQATAEAADPSPQRCLHSDSEMPGGWNTSSDSLELRAAGIIVPIIFSLIFLLGTVGNGLVLAVLLRNGQVKYTTTNLFILNLAMADLCFIICCVPFQATIYTLDGWLFGAFACKAVHFLIYLTMYASSFTLAAVSVDRYLAIRYPLKSRDLRTSRNAGVAIAAIWLLSLLFAGPYLSYYQIVHYHGVPICIPIWEDQRRKILDILTFVFGYLLPVTVVSLAYARTIKFLWTSVDPIERISESRKAKRKVTKMIVAVAILFCLCWLPHHLVILCFWFGHFPFNRATYACRLASHCLSYANSCLNPIVYALISKHFRKRFKQVFTCLFFQNKTRKKKRVGKKVHMVDMGKGFTNSTKGFYGGNTEVTQVPEENTRKRDPEGVSHITRASTHVLQDAMVSVPKELLEEEGLATTGHPLAVTYPRGTQESLTVHYR
- the GALR3 gene encoding galanin receptor type 3 isoform X2 encodes the protein MPGGWNTSSDSLELRAAGIIVPIIFSLIFLLGTVGNGLVLAVLLRNGQVKYTTTNLFILNLAMADLCFIICCVPFQATIYTLDGWLFGAFACKAVHFLIYLTMYASSFTLAAVSVDRYLAIRYPLKSRDLRTSRNAGVAIAAIWLLSLLFAGPYLSYYQIVHYHGVPICIPIWEDQRRKILDILTFVFGYLLPVTVVSLAYARTIKFLWTSVDPIERISESRKAKRKVTKMIVAVAILFCLCWLPHHLVILCFWFGHFPFNRATYACRLASHCLSYANSCLNPIVYALISKHFRKRFKQVFTCLFFQNKTRKKKRVGKKVHMVDMGKGFTNSTKGFYGGNTEVTQVPEENTRKRDPEGVSHITRASTHVLQDAMVSVPKELLEEEGLATTGHPLAVTYPRGTQESLTVHYR
- the LOC136114725 gene encoding noggin-like, whose protein sequence is MEGPRRACLLLFIFCLLPPPVALGQPPPPEELREPPPPPGTADPAAHLLRGRPSAPVRPYSLSLSPEDYRYSPKPRHLRPGRLRRLLGSAFDPFWMATEEPRSRNSSVPGENLESLSRDLAESAGRYRRKLWREAEGLELPAFLPPAPGLPPELPESLARRLRQWLVELAACRLTSAWVDLGPVFWPRWVRHTACETGPPGCSWLPGMTCRPAQLTHIKLLAWHCWAPQTPGPPHCAWRQIPYPVVSACRCSCR